One Calonectris borealis chromosome 16, bCalBor7.hap1.2, whole genome shotgun sequence DNA window includes the following coding sequences:
- the ATPAF2 gene encoding ATP synthase mitochondrial F1 complex assembly factor 2, whose protein sequence is MWRGCRRLLQGRFPPARLPRPPPVAGGSGPVGSGGGRTYAPPAERKRFYQNVSISQGEGGFEINLDHRKLKTPQAKLFTVPSEALAIAVATEWDSQKDTIKFYTMHLTTLCNTALDNPTQRNKTQLIRAAVKFLETDTVCYRVEEPAALAELQKNEWDPIVAWAEKRYNVAIGSSTSILGPNIPASTKETFVSHLASYNMWALQGIEYVITQLKSLILSMGLIDRHITVEKAVLLSRLEEEYQIQRWGSVEWAHDYDLCELRARAAAGTLFVHLCSESSTVKHKLLQD, encoded by the exons ATGTGGcgcggctgccgccggctgctGCAAGGCCGGTTCCCGCCGGCCCGGCTTCCCCGACCGCCTCCTGTCGCCGGTGGGAGCGGCCCGGTGGGATCGGGCGGGGGCCGGACCTACGCCCCACCGGCAG AGAGGAAGCGGTTTTACCAGAATGTGAGCATCTCGCAAGGAGAAG GAGGCTTTGAAATAAACCTGGACCACCGGAAGCTGAAAACACCTCAGGCCAAGCTCTTCACTGTCCCCAGTGAGGCCTTGGCCATTGCAGTGGCAACAGAGTGGGACTCCCAGAAAGACACCATCAAGTTCTACACTATGCACCTG ACCACACTGTGCAACACGGCGCTGGACAATCCCACGCAGcgaaacaaaacacagctgatcCGTGCGGCTGTGAAGTTCCTGGAGACTGACACTGTTTG CTATCGTGTGGAGGAGCCAGCCGCCTtggcagagctgcagaagaaTGAATGGGATCCCATTGTCGCCTGGGCTGAGAAAAG GTACAACGTGGCAATTGGCTCCTCGACCAGCATCCTGGGGCCAAACATCCCAGCCAGCACCAAGGAGACCTTCGTCAGCCATCTGGCGTCCTACAACATGTGGGCCCTGCAAG GTATAGAATATGTAATCACCCAGCTGAAATCTCTGATTCTGTCCATGGGTCTGATTGACAGGCACATCACGGTAGAGAAAGCCGTGCTTCTGTCTCGCCTGGAGGAAGAATACCAG ATTCAGCGGTGGGGCAGTGTGGAGTGGGCCCATGACTATGATCTGTGCGAGCTGCGTGCTCGCGCGGCAGCTGGGACTCTCTTTGTTCACCTCTGTTCAGAGAGCTCGACTGTAAAACACAAGCTGTTGCAGGACtga
- the DRC3 gene encoding dynein regulatory complex subunit 3: MSQLYNSIEPNVIDDEMVQKAVEEQYPEDIGKLAKREGINFKDVTDLQLSFRNILQIDNLWQFENLTKLQLDNNIIEKIEGLESLVHLVWLDLSFNNIEVIEGLDTLVKLQDLSLYNNRISKIEHMDTLQELQIFSIGKNNLTALEDVIYLRRFKNLRTLNLTGNPLCDDEQYMLFVVAHLPDLVYLDFKLVSDTTREVAVLKYQDLTELLEREEAEALAQLEELQAKQKELEYHKTAFVEYLNGSFLFDSMYAEDTEAAKLAYLPGVGDLLQAYRKEFVSVCENLFNYGLKEYEKREAEVSDFYESLHEALTANEQEGRKIILDFENRNKRRLDEIHNASSYDIAESQRAEYKEDILQLSEALMTLEMLIADQLEELIKDFKRNIAVIASTFIENVKGMMTQCRDLENRHHEKLLEISIATLEKSAKNELDEDLPADVRMLLVDKNTIVNAVNASHGIRLLKIDKRESDIVSNTNRWQASVTEKAFQNEIDRNRDRIKEIVQYIDNLQEELDNMEILEPME, encoded by the exons atgagtcaGTTATACAATAGCATTGAACCAAACGTTATTGATGATGAAATGGTTCAGAAAGCCGTTGAAGAGCAGTATCCAGAGGACATAGGAAAGCTTGCCAAAAGGGAAGGTATTAACTTTAAGGATGTGACGGATCTACAGCTTAGTTTTAGAA ATATCCTGCAGATTGATAATCTGTGGCAGTTTGAGAATCTGACTAAACTGCAGCTGGACAACAACATCATTGAGAAGATAGAAGGTCTGGAGAGTCTGGTTCACCTTGTATGGCTGG ACTTGTCCTTCAACAATATTGAAGTAATTGAGGGCCTGGATACCCTTGTCAAACTGCAGGACCTCAGTCTCTACAATAACAGAATATCTAAAATTGAGCACATGGACACATTGCAAGAGCTGCAGATTTTCTCCATTGGAAAGAATAACCTGACCGCTCTGGAAGAT GTGATCTATCTCAGGAGGTTTAAAAACTTACGCACACTGAATCTCACGGGGAACCCTCTCTGCGATGATGAGCAGTATATGCTGTTTGTTGTCGCTCATCTTCCAGACCTGGTATACTTGGACTTCAAGCTCGTGAGTGACACCACG CGAGAAGTTGCAGTTTTAAAGTATCAAGATCTTACTGAACTGTTGGAACGTGAGGAGGCTGAGGCTCTGGCTCAGCTGGAGGAACTACAGGCAAAGCAGAAAGAGCTGGAGTACCACAAG ACAGCCTTTGTTGAGTACCTGAATGGATCATTCCTGTTTGACAGTATGTATGCAGAGGATACAGAAGCTGCCAAACTGGCTTACCTCCCTGGAGTGGGTGACCTGCTGCAGGC GTACAGGAAGGAGTTTGTCTCAGTTTGTGAGAACCTATTTAACTATGGTCTGAAAGAGTATGAAAAACGAGAAGCTGAAGTCTCTGATTTCTACGAAAGCCTTCATGAAGCATTAACAGCCAACGAGCAAGAAGGCAGGAAAATAATCCTAGACTTTGAAAATCGGAACAAAAGG AGGCTGGATGAGATTCATAATGCCAGTAGTTACGATATTGCTGAGTCTCAACGAGCCGAGTACAAGGAGGACATACTTCAGCTCTCCGAAGCACTCATGACCTTGGAAATGCTGATAGCTGACCAGCTGGAG GAACtaataaaggattttaaaagaaacattgctGTCATAGCATCAACATTCATTGAAAACGTTAAAGGGAT GATGACCCAGTGCCGGGACCTGGAAAATCGTCACCATGAAAAGCTGCTAGAGATCTCCATCGCCACACTGGAGAAATCAGCCAAGAATGAGCTTGACGAGGATTTGCCAGCTGATGTTCGCATG CTTCTTGTGGACAAAAACACCATTGTCAACGCAGTCAACGCGTCCCATGGCATCCGCCTGCTGAAGATTGATAAGCGAGAGAGCGACATCGTCAGCAACACCAACCGCTGGCAGGCCTCCGTGACAGAGAAG GCTTTCCAAAATGAGATCGACAGAAACCGCGACCGTATCAAAGAGATCGTTCAGTATATCGACAATCTCCAGGAGGAGCTGGATAACATGGAGATCCTGGAGCCGATGGAGTAG
- the GID4 gene encoding LOW QUALITY PROTEIN: glucose-induced degradation protein 4 homolog (The sequence of the model RefSeq protein was modified relative to this genomic sequence to represent the inferred CDS: deleted 1 base in 1 codon), whose amino-acid sequence MGARGGAAGRPEPGGGGGGLGVRGAERSGRRPRPRSAPATLAPGDPPEMPVRSERCRAGGAAGSASSPPSGAAASSLVPPPPINTAQPGVATSLLYSGAKFRGQQRSKGNAYEVEVVMQHVDMENSYLCGYLKIKGLTEEYPTLTTFFEGEIISKKHPFLTRKWDADEDVDRKHWGKFQAFYQYAKTFNSDDFDYEDLKNGDYVFMRWKEQFLVPDHTIKDISGASFAGFYYICFQKSAASIEGYYYHRSSEWYQSLNLTHVPEHSAPIYEFR is encoded by the exons ATGGGAGCGCGCGGAGGCGCTGCCGGGAGG CCTGagccaggcggcggcggcggcggcctcggcgtgcggggagcggagcggagcgggcggcgcCCCCGGCCGCGCTCGGCCCCGGCCACGCTGGCGCCCGGGGACCCTCCCGAGATGCCGGTGCGGAGCGAGCGGTGccgcgcgggcggggcggcgggctcGGCCTCTTCGCCGCCCTCCGGGGCGGCCGCCAGCAGCCTGGTGCCGCCGCCCCCCATCAACACGGCGCAGCCCGGCGTGGCCACCTCGCTGCTCTACAGCGGCGCCAAGTTCCGCGGGCAGCAGCGCAGCAAGGGCAATGCCTACGAGGTGGAGGTCGTCATGCAG CATGTGGATATGGAAAACTCCTATCTCTGTGGATACTTGAAGAttaaaggccttacagag GAGTACCCAACCCTCACCACTTTCTTTGAAGGGGAAATAATCAGTAAAAAGCACCCTTTCTTAACACGCAAGTGGGATGCTGACGAAGACGTGGATCGTAAACACTGG gggAAGTTCCAGGCTTTTTACCAGTATGCAAAAACATTTAACTCTGATGACTTTGATTATGAGGATCTGAAAAACGGGGACTATGTCTTCATGAGATGGAAG GAACAGTTCCTAGTCCCAGATCACACTATCAAAGACATCAGCGGTGCTTCCTTTGCTGGTTTCTATTACATCTGCTTCCAGAAGTCAGCAGCATCTATAGAGGGCTATTACTACCATAGGAGTTCAGAATG gTATCAGTCATTGAATTTAACTCACGTTCCTGAGCACAGCGCTCCTATCTACGAATTCCGATGA